Proteins from one Anopheles nili chromosome 2, idAnoNiliSN_F5_01, whole genome shotgun sequence genomic window:
- the LOC128727257 gene encoding uncharacterized protein LOC128727257, whose amino-acid sequence MPSPNGNKSAPPAGGLSEEAQAAISVIRALVASRKETSNVLSVMRDYRQLEGESLPYRRFGFSTVEDFLLASREFVIKANGGEATRIYIKPNRDSAHIQEMVAAQKTNRSGGGGSGGGGGKKSNFKALRQPTAPALNGKGFKGPMTTAYSRIYQQIPNSGRNNSTAPSPKKVSFGGAQQLTPSKAGQSRAITKSKPGASPNRGSNSSSPEANNNSRATKNLNGQQQKQQQKQQSQQVQLASNDLRHRLTARGSTLSRSSVEMRQPGKALPTVSSTSVASHRSGGGTTVARKLAFNGENTPTSVANSQATSNAKGSSHAKESTQRNGTPSSGANNRPKGGGAVVAGSGRVVPPAMVIPHTVPPLPLMSITVSMPTTMTKSVNSRLNVAKADLPTSAKPMPTVPVPAPAVPNTYQRAQSLDERTSVSSKPYARGGIANPPANTPALLDGVAPKPLPTLLGKKSLQDRLKLNQEVEDNDSQDTSVAAVVSPNVPAPTPKPFERTQSCPAPNRVPMNGNGGSVAPAPATPPSVDGPFSWDDTNATPVELLMRYSMHKGYSRPEYGYYKLKSGRYQCLVTVNGSTYSTYPDDYVSQFQGQFAAALIAIEAVQRDDSRQLYTVCLDTDREIAEHIYELLSNCPHGMFSKKIPDAFQETHRALLPDHWFGIIDQYANQMFVLEDGPRDSIVFAREQPSGSDIASNTSEARQMSMNQLTLPWDEQYWNLYVTNPVSTVEVWARLVGKEYSDKMDSLITDIEMSMMTNQTKAKKDVVAAVGEYYLVSISDCWFRVRVVEVNYESNQCQCFFIDIGDNEEIGLDQLHRCDPQYLELPAQALCFTLEGLEDFSENPISKHILEQRINHRVLIGSILTKRDEYEKAEQSAGIGSSSLKVVLYDTSTAEDEIVNPILLQKICKSMPVPELNRKSVNYVSITYVDDQGDVYCQLDGSMNYIQKLITNLTQSDALEDTHRGLYNSKAAPQQQLYLVQDETDRKWYRATLDAEESGPYCRMLYVDIGWRRRANVQNIYRLDSLSLGLRSYPPQAIRMRMYELPSCNDPQILARLRAFLKPAVPAMAKVFSMSSATLALVKLYVHVSDREAGNNILVCVNEAIKIEKELEMGSERVSVPQRISFDDDLNSSADLSGSDTTTSLSMSTGGSYSLSSSDGKDLANRFDALHLKLQDSKKPSPVVSPTPGTKAIAKLAKLTVPPVGQLFNVKVTIANNPQFFFVQPHAYLQQLDELMSELQDFCMTKALPVRKDQVRQGEAYAALNNLGHWYRAIVENINPFGPTPIHAHFCDFGQFQQLDVGALRVLPPKFRVLPQQAIKAKLYGVKPLHNVWKISDAMRFKELTVNGMFASVVRSIQPDELNPQEQLIELELIDVSSEDDVYVHKTLVEEGRAVYTAAAHTV is encoded by the exons ATGCCTTCGCCGAATGGAAACAAATCGGCACCTCCGGCCGGTGGCCTGTCGGAGGAAGCGCAGGCGGCCATTTCGGTGATCCGGGCATTGGTTGCCTCGCGCAAGGAAACCTCCAACGTGCTGAGCGTAATGCGGGACTATCGCCAGCTCGAGGGTGAATCGCTACCGTACCGCCggtttgggttttccaccgtcgagGACTTCCTGCTCGCGAGCCGCGAGTTCGTGATCAAAGCGAACGGGGGCGAGGCGACGCGTATCTACATCAAACCGAACCGCGATTCGGCCCACATCCAGGAGATGGTGGCCGCCCAAAAGACGAACCGGTCCGGTGGGGGTGGcagtggtggcggcggcgggAAGAAATCGAACTTCAAGGCGCTACGCCAACCGACCGCACCGGCCCTAAACGGGAAGGGCTTTAAAGGTCCGATGACGACGGCGTACAGCCGGATTTATCAGCAGATTCCGAATAGTGGACGGAACAACAGCACCGCACCGAGCCCTAAGAAGGTGAGCTTTGGTGGGGCGCAACAGTTGACCCCGTCTAAGGCGGGACAATCGCGAGCGATCACGAAAAGCAAACCGGGGGCATCCCCAAACCGGGGCTCTAATTCGTCCTCGCCGGAagcgaacaacaacagccgGGCGACGAAAAATTTGAATGGAcaacagcaaaagcagcagcagaaacagcaATCCCAACAGGTCCAGCTTGCGTCCAACGATTTACGGCACCGGTTGACCGCACGAGGCAGCACACTTAGCCGATCGTCGGTTGAAATGCGCCAACCCGGTAAAGCTCTACCGACGGTTTCGTCCACCTCCGTAGCATCGCACCGTTCGGGTGGTGGAACAACCGTCGCACGAAAGTTGGCCTTCAACGGGGAAAATACGCCGACATCGGTGGCCAATTCTCAAGCAACCTCAAACGCGAAGGGATCCTCCCATGCGAAGGAATCAACGCAACGAAACGGCACACCGTCAAGCGGTGCGAATAATCGACCGAAGGGTGGTGGTGCCGTTGTGGCCGGTTCCGGTCGAGTAGTTCCTCCGGCTATGGTCATTCCCCACACCGTGCCACCGTTGCCGCTGATGTCGATTACAGTCTCCAtgccgacgacgatgacgaaaaGCGTAAACTCAAGACTGAACGTAGCGAAGGCTGATCTGCCGACGAGCGCCAAACCGATGCCAACGGTTCCTGTGCCGGCACCGGCCGTACCAAACACGTACCAGCGGGCGCAATCTCTCGATGAACGGACGAGCGTATCCTCTAAGCCGTATGCGCGGGGAGGAATAGCGAATCCTCCAGCAAATACGCCGGCCCTGTTGGATGGAGTCGCTCCGAAACCGCTGCCAACCTTACTGGGCAAGAAATCGCTTCAGGATCGGCTAAAGCTGAACCAGGAGGTGGAAGACAATGATTCGCAGGACACGTCAGTAGCGGCGGTGGTTTCACCCAACGTTCCTGCCCCGACGCCTAAACCCTTCGAGAGAACGCAATCGTGTCCTGCACCGAACCGTGTGCCGATGAATGGGAACGGAGGATCTGTGgcgccagcaccagcaacaccgcCGAGTGTTGATGGACCGTTTAGCTGGGATGATACAAATGCGACACCGGTGGAGCTGTTGATGCGGTACAGCATGCATAAGGGTTACAGTCGCCCTGAGTACGGGTACTACAAGCTGAAGAGTGGACGCTACCAGTGTCTGGTGACGGTGAACGGTTCTACGTACTCGACCTACCCGGATGATTACGTTAGCCAGTTCCAGGGACAGTTTGCGGCGGCTCTGATCGCAATCGAAGCAGTTCAGCGTGATGATTCACGCCAGCTGTATACGGTGTGTCTTGATACGGATCGTGAGATTGCGGAACACATCTACGAGCTGCTGTCGAACTGTCCGCACGGTATGTTTAGTAAGAAAATCCCGGATGCGTTCCAGGAGACGCACCGGGCGCTGCTGCCGGATCATTGGTTCGGGATCATCGATCAGTACGCGAATCAGATGTTTGTGCTGGAGGACGGACCGCGTGATTCGATTGTGTTCGCACGTGAGCAACCTTCTGGTTCGGATATCGCGTCCAACACGTCCGAGGCGCGCCAGATGTCCATGAATCAGCTCACGCTGCCGTGGGACGAGCAGTACTGGAATTTGTACGTCACCAATCCGGTTTCGACGGTGGAGGTTTGGGCGCGACTTGTCGGAAAGGAGTACAGC GACAAGATGGATTCCCTCATCACCGACATCGAAATGTCGATGATGACCAACCAGACGAAGGCTAAAAAGGATGTGGTGGCTGCGGTTGGTGAGTACTACCTCGTCTCGATCAGTGACTGCTGGTTCCGGGTGCGTGTGGTTGAGGTCAACTACGAGTCGAACCAATGCCAGTGTTTCTTCATCGACATTGGCGACAACGAGGAGATCGGACTCGATCAACTCCATCGGTGTGATCCGCAGTACCTGGAGCTACCTGCTCAGGCGCTTTGCTTCACACTCGAAGGGCTGGAGGATTTTAGCGAGAACCCAATCTCGAAGCACATCCTTGAGCAGCGCATCAACCACCGCGTGTTGATCGGATCGATCCTTACCAAGCGGGACGAGTACGAGAAGGCCGAACAGAGCGCCGGAATCGGTTCGAGCTCGCTGAAGGTGGTGCTGTACGACACCTCGACGGCGGAGGACGAGATCGTGAACCCGATCCTGCTGCAGAAGATCTGCAAGAGCATGCCGGTACCGGAGCTGAATCGAAAGTCGGTGAACTATGTTAGCATTACGTACGTGGACGATCAGGGTGATGTGTACTGCCAGCTGGATGGGTCGATGAACTACATTCAG AAACTTATCACCAACCTGACGCAGTCGGATGCCCTCGAGGACACGCACCGGGGTCTGTACAACTCAAAAGCAGCGCCTCAACAGCAACTGTACCTCGTGCAGGACGAAACAGACCGCAAATGGTACCGGGCCACACTGGATGCCGAAGAATCCGGTCCGTACTGCCGCATGCTGTACGTGGACATCGGATGGCGCCGTCGTGCCAACGTGCAGAACATTTACCGGCTCGATTCGCTCAGCCTCGGTCTACGCAGCTATCCACCGCAGGCGATCCGGATGCGCATGTACGAGCTACCGAGCTGCAACGATCCGCAGATCCTGGCGCGGCTACGTGCCTTCCTAAAGCCGGCCGTACCCGCGATGGCAAAGGTGTTCTCGATGTCCTCCGCCACGCTGGCCCTGGTGAAGCTGTACGTGCACGTCTCAGACCGCGAGGCGGGTAACAACATACTCGTGTGCGTGAACGAAGCGATCAAGATCGAGAAGGAGCTCGAGATGGGCTCGGAACGGGTTAGCGTGCCACAGCGTATCAGTTTCGATGATGATTTGAACTCATCCGCCGATCTGTCCGGTTCGGATACGACCACAAGCTTATCGATGTCGACCGGTGGAAGCTACTCGTTGAGCAGCAGCGATGGAAAGGATCTCGCGAACCGCTTCGATGCTCTGCACCTGAAGCTGCAAGATTCGAAGAAACCGTCACCGGTCGTCTCACCGACACCGGGAACGAAGGCGATCGCAAAGCTCGCCAAGCTAACGGTTCCTCCCGTGGGCCAGCTGTTCAACGTGAAGGTGACGATCGCCAACAATCCgcagtttttcttcgttcaacCGCACGCGTACCTGCAGCAACTGGATGAGCTCATGAGCGAACTGCAGGACTTTTGCATGACAAAAGCCCTCCCGGTTCGCAAGGATCAGGTCCGGCAGGGTGAGGCTTATGCCGCCCTCAACAATCTCGGCCACTGGTACCG CGCCATCGTGGAGAACATTAATCCGTTCGGACCGACACCCATCCACGCGCATTTCTGTGATTTTGGACAGTTCCAGCAGCTGGATGTTGGTGCGCTGCGCGTCCTACCACCGAAGTTTCGCGTGCTTCCCCAGCAGGCCATTAAAGCAAAGCTTTACG GCGTTAAACCGCTACACAACGTCTGGAAAATCTCGGATGCGATGCGCTTCAAGGAACTAACGGTCAACGGTATGTTCGCGAGCGTCGTGCGCAGCATTCAGCCGGACGAACTTAACCCGCAGGAGCAGCTGATCGAGCTGGAGCTGATTGACGTGTCCTCGGAGGATGATGTCTACGTTCACAAGACGCTCGTTGAGGAGGGACGTGCCGTCTATACTGCTGCGGCACACACCGTTTAA
- the LOC128727267 gene encoding polyadenylate-binding protein-like yields the protein MCNPHHMVDDLSKYHIYVGNLGQDVNVNLFTMFEEYDPIGHRLIMSDGESRGFGFVAFQGLKNAKKAVKAMHGKTLPNGNTLCIPENKRKHNMFEELIRKSRMKSQHLTSYRRLSLYVKNLDDTIDDERLRKEFAPYGTITSAKVILDEGRSKGFGFVCFSALDEATKAVTEMNGRIVGSKPLYVALAQRKEECKSHLASQYIQRVNSLRMQHIGQVYQQGGTGNQNVAGPSKYQPKNPSAIETREFEGTRQL from the exons ATGTGTAATCCACATCACATGGTTGACGATTTGTCCAAATACCATATTTATGTGGGAAATTTGGGACAAGATGTAAATGTAAATCTATTCACGATGTTCGAAGAATACGACCCGATTGGGCATCGTTTGATAATGAGCGACGGTGAAAGTCGTGGATTTGGATTCGTGGCTTTTCAAGGGTtaaaaaatgctaaaaaagCCGTAAAAGCAATGCATGGCAAGACTCTTCCTAATGGAAATACTCTGTGC ATTCCCGAGAATAAGCGCAAGCATAACATGTTTGAAGAATTAATCAGGAAAAGTCGTATGAAGTCGCAGCACTTAACAAGTTACCGCAGATTGAGTCTGTACGTGAAGAACTTGGATGACACAATTGATGACGAACGCCTGCGCAAGGAGTTCGCTCCGTATGGTACAATCACTTCCGCCAAGGTGATACTGGATGAAGGCCGCTCGAAGGGCTTCGGTTTCGTATGCTTCTCGGCGCTGGATGAAGCCACGAAGGCGGTAACGGAAATGAACGGGCGTATTGTCGGCAGCAAGCCACTCTATGTGGCGCTAGCCCAGCGCAAGGAGGAGTGCAAATCGCATCTGGCTAGCCAGTATATTCAGCGCGTAAATAGCCTGCGTATGCAGCACATTGGGCAGGTGTATCAGCAGGGTGGCACAGGCAATCAAAATGTGGCTGGTCCGTCGAAGTATCAgcccaaaaatccttctg CCATCGAGACGCGAGAGTTCGAAGGAACGAGACAGCTGTGA
- the LOC128720866 gene encoding polyadenylate-binding protein 4-like — translation MNPGAPNYQMASLYVGDLHSDITEATLFEKFSTAGPVLSIRVCRDLITRRSLGYAYVNFQQPADAERALDTMNFDPIKGRPIRIMWSQRDPSLRKSGVGNVFIKNLDKKIDNKAMYDTFSAFGNILSCKVAQDDKGQSKGYGFVHFETEESANESISKVNGMLLNEKKVFVGRFISRKEREKELGEKAKLFTNVYVKNFGEELNEETLREMFEKYGSITSLRVMMKDGKSRGFGFVAFESPEAAEQAVQELNGKDLAEGKTLYVGRAQKKNERQMELKRRFEQLKMERLTRYHGVNLYVKNLDDTIDDERLRKEFAPYGTITSAKVMLDEGRSKGFGFVCFSAPDEATKAVTEMNGRIVGSKPLYVALAQRKEERKSHLASQYIQRVNSLRMQHIGQVYQQGGSYFMPTLAQPQRYYGPQVAPVRTAPRWSANAQIRPTTANQNVAANAPAGGYPAMQTHVANNQYRQASNVRGGNQQVANAQSAQATSAAMRNSARPITGQQTAANMQTRPVAPPLAAGQTRTANYKYTQAMRNAPVPQPVPMPAQPVAQQAVIVKGQEPLTASMLAAAQPAEQKQMLGERLFPLIEVMYPNLAGKITGMLLEIDNSELLHMLEHKESLNSKAEEAVAVLQAHQKSSGQNN, via the exons ATGAATCCCGGAGCACCGAACTACCAGATGGCTTCGCTGTACGTCGGCGATCTGCACTCGGATATTACCGAGGCAACGCTGTTcgagaaattttccaccgccggaCCGGTACTGTCGATCCGTGTGTGCCGCGACCTTATCACTCGTCGCTCCCTTGGCTACGCGTACGTCAACTTCCAGCAGCCAGCCGATG CTGAACGTGCGTTGGATACGATGAACTTTGATCCAATCAAAGGACGTCCGATCCGTATTATGTGGTCGCAGCGTGACCCTTCGTTGCGAAAATCCGGAGTAGGCAACGTTTTTATCAAGAATTTGGATAAAAAGATCGATAACAAGGCAATGTACGATACGTTTTCGGCTTTTGGTAATATTCTGAGCTGCAAGGTGGCTCAGGATGACAAAGGACAGAGCAAGGGATATGGTTTTGTGCATTTCGAGACGGAGGAATCGGCAAACGAATCCATCTCAAAGGTAAACGGCATGTTGCTGAACGAGAAAAAAGTATTTGTCGGACGCTTTATCTCGCGCAAGGAGCGTGAGAAGGAGCTCGGCGAAAAGGCTAAGCTGTTCACTAATGTGTACGTAAAGAACTTTGGCGAGGAATTGAATGAAGAGACACTGCGCGAGATGTTCGAGAAGTACGGTTCGATCACGAGTCTTCGCGTGATGATGAAGGACGGTAAAAGCCGTGGGTTCGGATTTGTGGCTTTCGAGAGTCCAGAGGCAGCCGAGCAAGCGGTTCAAGAGCTGAATGGCAAAGATCTTGCCGAAGGAAAGACACTGTATGTTGGTCGTGCtcagaagaaaaacgagcgtCAGATGGAGCTGAAACGTCGTTTCGAGCAGCTGAAGATGGAGCGCTTGACGCGTTACCACGGTGTGAATCTGTACGTGAAGAACTTGGATGACACAATTGATGACGAACGCCTGCGCAAGGAGTTCGCTCCGTATGGTACAATCACTTCCGCCAAGGTGATGCTGGATGAAGGCCGCTCGAAGGGCTTCGGTTTCGTGTGCTTCTCGGCGCCGGATGAAGCCACGAAGGCGGTAACGGAAATGAACGGGCGTATTGTCGGCAGCAAGCCACTCTATGTGGCGCTAGCCCAGCGCAAGGAGGAGCGCAAATCGCATCTGGCTAGCCAGTATATTCAGCGCGTAAATAGCCTGCGTATGCAGCACATTGGGCAGGTGTATCAGCAGGGTGGCAGCTATTTCATGCCAACTCTCGCACAGCCTCAGCGCTACTATGGCCCACAGGTAGCGCCAGTACGTACTGCTCCGCGCTGGTCTGCCAATGCGCAGATCCGACCGACTACAGCCAATCAAAATGTGGCTGCGAATGCTCCGGCCGGTGGTTATCCGGCGATGCAAACTCATGTGGCCAACAACCAGTACCGCCAAGCGAGCAACGTGCGCGGTGGCAATCAGCAGGTTGCAAACGCTCAATCTGCTCAAGCAACCTCCGCTGCTATGCGTAACTCTGCTCGACCGATTACTGGTCAGCAGACTGCAGCCAACATGCAAACGCGCCCGGTTGCACCACCATTGGCTGCCGGACAAACCCGTACAGCCAACTATAAGTACACGCAAGCCATGCGCAACGCACCGGTGCCGCAGCCTGTCCCCATGCCAGCACAACCCGTTGCTCAGCAAGCTGTCATCGTTAAAG GACAAGAACCACTTACTGCTTCAATGTTGGCCGCTGCTCAACCGGCTGAGCAAAAGCAGATGCTTGGAGAACGTTTGTTCCCATTGATTGAAGTCATGTATCCGAACCTCGCGGGTAAGATTACTGGTATGCTACTCGAAATTGACAACTCGGAGCTGCTGCACATGCTGGAGCATAAAGAGTCGCTCAACTCGAAGGCTGAAGAAGCTGTAGCTGTGCTGCAGGCTCACCAGAAATCCTCCGGGCAGAACAACTAA